Proteins encoded by one window of Cannabis sativa cultivar Pink pepper isolate KNU-18-1 chromosome 4, ASM2916894v1, whole genome shotgun sequence:
- the LOC115713048 gene encoding uncharacterized protein LOC115713048 — translation MSFFSPTCSWLLLVFCLLGSGFGNALKLPFRVNDVLPALPHQVSWPVLNNFHSAVDLLPYFVGSVSPGNGTIEWKGACFQGNEAHLELTGGDREQPSLGGGVLHLKTSEAHSWTCMDLYVFATPYRITWDYYFSAREHTLKFDSWEETAEMDYVKQHGVSVFLMPSGMLGTLLSLVDVLPLFSNTGWGQNANIDFLKKHMGAKFEKRPKPWRGTIDPKDVHSGDFLAVSKIRGRWGGFETLEKWVTGAFAGHTAVCLKDNKGNLWVGESGHENEKGEEIIVVIPWDEWWNLALEDNSNPQIALLPLHPELRAKFNSTAAWEYARSMSGKPYGYHNMIFSWIDTMSDNYPPPLDAHLVVSVMSMWTRMQPAYAANMWNEALNKRLGTNDLDLYEILAETEKRGLAFDQLLAIPEQDEWVYSDGKSTTCVAFILAMYKEAGIFGPIANSIQVTEFTIRDAYMLKIFEDNHTRLPSWCNTENGRLPFCQILGEYWIELPEYNTVEPYAHMNENCPSLPPSYDRPVKC, via the exons ATGTCTTTCTTCTCTCCTACTTGTTCATGGCTATTGCTCGTTTTCTGCCTTTTAGGTTCTGGGTTTGGGAACGCTCTTAAGCTTCCTTTTAGGGTCAATGACGTGCTTCCGGCTCTGCCCCATCAGGTTTCATGGCCGGTGCTCAACAATTTTCATAGTGCTGTGGATTTGTTGCCTTATTTTGTTGGATCTGTTTCTCCGGGCAATGGGACTATTGAGTGGAAGGGAGCATGCTTTCAAGGGAACGAGGCTCACCTCGAGTTAACAGGAGGTGATCGGGAGCAACCCAGTTTGGGAGGTGGTGTCCTTCATCTAAAG ACATCCGAGGCCCATAGCTGGACCTGTATGGATCTGTATGTTTTCGCTACACCATACCGAATAACATGGGATTACTACTTCTCTGCTCGAGAACATACACTGAAATTTGATTCGTGGGAAGAAACTGCCGAGATGGATTAC GTAAAGCAGCATGGGGTTTCTGTATTTCTCATGCCATCAGGGATGCTGGGAACCCTTCTTTCTTTAGTAGATGTTTTGCCTCTGTTCTCCAACACTGGTTGGGGTCAGAATGCAAATATAGATTTTCTTAAGAAGCACATGGGCGCCAAATTTGAAAAACGTCCCAAGCCTTGGCGTGGAACTATAGATCCTAAAGATGTtcactccggtgactttttggCAGTTTCAAAGATTCGTGGCCGGTGGGGTGGATTTGAGACTTTAGAAAAATGGGTTACAGGTGCATTTGCTGGCCATACTGCGGTGTGTTTGAAGGACAACAAGGGCAATCTCTGGGTTGGTGAATCAGGACATGAGAATGAAAAG GGTGAGGAAATTATAGTGGTAATTCCTTGGGATGAATGGTGGAACTTAGCACTTGAGGATAATTCTAATCCGCAGATAGCCTTGCTTCCCTTGCACCCTGAGTTGCGTGCTAAATTCAACTCAACAGCAGCTTGGGAATATGCTCGGAGCATGTCTGGAAAGCCATATGGATACCATAACATGATATTTAGTTGGATCGACACTATGTCTGACAACTATCCTCCCCCTCTTGATGCTCACTTG GTTGTTTCTGTCATGTCTATGTGGACTAGAATGCAGCCTGCATATGCTGCGAATATGTGGAATGAAGCTTTGAATAAGCGGCTTGGGACCAAT GATTTGGATTTGTACGAGATTCTAGCTGAGACTGAAAAGCGGGGGTTAGCATTTGATCAATTGCTTGCGATTCCAGAACAAGATGAATGGGTATACAGTGATGGAAAGTCTACCACATGTGTTGCTTTTATTCTTGCAATGTACAAAGAGGCTGGAATCTTTGGCCCAATTGCAAATTCTATTCAAGTTACTGAATTCACT ATTCGTGATGCGTACATGCTTAAAATTTTTGAGGATAACCATACCCGCCTGCCAAGTTGGTGCAACACTGAGAATGGACGGCTTCCATTCTGCCAAATCCTTGGTGAGTATTGGATAGAACTACCTGAATATAACACAGTTGAACCGTATGCACACATGAATGAGAACTGCCCTTCTCTTCCTCCTAGCTATGACAGGCCTGTTAAATGTTAA
- the LOC115713049 gene encoding metalloendoproteinase 2-MMP translates to MGFKFQYLFFIATCLSSFGYTPISARIFPNISSIPPWLIPKNDSILGAWDAFKEFHSCRPGDKTQGLSKLKNYFQNFGYIPKSPFNFTDDFDDELESAIKTYQKNFNLNVTGQLDQITIQHLILPRCGNADIVNGTTTMNSGKPSSSSASNSTNFHTVGHYSFFPGSPVWPVGRRDLTYAFQPENELTNEVKTVFARAFLRWSQVTPLTFTEIQTFSAADLKIGFFVGDHGDGEPFDGVLGTLAHAFSPTAGRFHLDGDENWVVGGDISTSSVASAVDLESVAVHEIGHLLGLGHSSVEDSIMFPTIASRTRKVELANDDVLGIQRLYGSNPNYVTPPSTPSRPSVHQSDTSNGGDYSLGSGLRWDPFKFFLGVGLALILS, encoded by the coding sequence atgggATTCAAATTCCAATACCTTTTCTTCATTGCAACGTGTCTATCCTCGTTTGGTTACACTCCAATCTCCGCTCGAATCTTTCCTAACATATCATCAATACCGCCGTGGCTAATCCCGAAAAACGACTCCATTTTGGGAGCGTGGGATGCGTTTAAGGAATTTCATAGTTGTCGTCCGGGAGATAAAACCCAGGGCCTATCCAAGCTCAAAAACTATTTCCAAAACTTCGGCTACATTCCCAAATCTCCTTTCAATTTCACAGACGACTTTGATGATGAGCTTGAATCGGCCATAAAAACTTACCAGAAGAATTTCAATCTCAACGTCACCGGCCAGCTCGACCAAATCACCATCCAACACCTCATTCTGCCTCGCTGCGGAAACGCCGATATCGTCAATGGCACAACCACCATGAACTCCGGGAAACCCTCGTCGTCGTCGGCTTCTAACTCCACGAATTTCCACACTGTCGGACACTACTCCTTCTTCCCCGGAAGTCCGGTCTGGCCGGTCGGCCGCCGCGACCTCACATACGCTTTCCAGCCAGAAAACGAGCTCACAAACGAAGTAAAGACGGTATTCGCACGCGCCTTCCTTCGGTGGTCACAGGTCACGCCGTTGACTTTCACTGAAATCCAGACGTTCTCGGCCGCCGACCTTAAGATTGGATTCTTTGTCGGCGATCATGGTGACGGCGAGCCATTCGATGGGGTTTTGGGGACACTGGCGCACGCCTTCTCTCCGACGGCTGGGAGGTTCCACTTGGACGGTGACGAAAACTGGGTGGTTGGCGGTGACATTAGCACTTCCTCAGTTGCGTCGGCGGTGGATCTTGAATCGGTGGCGGTACATGAAATTGGGCACCTTTTAGGGTTAGGACACTCATCGGTGGAAGACTCGATCATGTTCCCGACGATAGCTTCGAGGACGAGAAAGGTAGAGCTTGCCAACGACGACGTTCTGGGGATTCAACGATTATATGGCTCTAATCCTAATTACGTCACTCCTCCTTCGACTCCATCTAGACCGTCCGTTCATCAGAGTGATACATCCAACGGTGGGGACTATAGTTTGGGTTCTGGTTTACGGTGGGACCCATTTAAGTTCTTCTTGGGCGTTGGATTAGCATTGATTTTATCATAG